A region of Nakaseomyces glabratus chromosome M, complete sequence DNA encodes the following proteins:
- a CDS encoding uncharacterized protein (CAGL0M09757g~Ortholog(s) have cytoplasm localization) has translation MGEEVTFAELKELAGSIKEQFVDPYKNDIGALKKISSETKLQGSDPLTELEKLAKILKAYSTKLGIICEPSKLHGNYHAAYTELKNYADSLFYLLSLLPLFTREQGKLYASYLNEDVFTQVLGLLNGTEMLCDEICSSSKENEGDNKDRLISVGIIWASCDELCDIVKGGNYGLLSKRIALSCGLVDDVLEDIHGWLEDPQLEGADDFLGDDLDSIDELEDGVKKMGIDGDDEEMIEIVKKFLSEWQTKIKMIKLLLSSFSKSITLTTGKNIPNLGSKLDELNKLHKQVILHLDELVSDVFMSGAAFDEDEMGPSIADLNDTLAKMVHIIKEISKQDPKKSKWIDVWNNKYFE, from the coding sequence ATGGGTGAAGAAGTTACGTTTGCGGAATTGAAAGAGCTGGCCGGCTCTATAAAAGAGCAGTTTGTTGATCCATACAAAAATGATATCGGGGCTTTAAAGAAGATTAGCAGCGAGACTAAGCTACAAGGTTCTGATCCACTGACGGAACTAGAGAAATTGGCCAAGATTCTAAAAGCATACTCCACAAAACTGGGTATTATTTGCGAGCCCTCAAAGCTGCACGGTAATTATCATGCAGCATATACGGAGTTGAAGAACTATGCAGATTCCCTTTTCTATTTATTGAGTCTTCTCCCTCTGTTCACTCGTGAGCAAGGTAAACTTTATGCGTCTTATTTAAACGAAGACGTCTTCACACAAGTTTTGGGGTTGCTTAACGGTACTGAGATGCTATGTGATGAGATCTGCAGCAGTAGCAAAGAGAATGAGGGTGATAATAAGGACAGATTGATATCTGTAGGTATAATATGGGCATCATGTGACGAATTATGCGATATAGTCAAAGGAGGTAATTATGGGCTTCTATCGAAACGTATTGCATTGAGTTGCGGATTGGTTGATGATGTGTTGGAAGATATTCATGGTTGGCTAGAAGACCCGCAACTCGAAGGTGCAGATGATTTCCTAGGTGATGATCTGGACTCTATAGATGAATTGGAAGACGGTGTTAAGAAAATGGGCATTGATGGTGATGACGAAGAAATGATTGAGATTGTTAAAAAGTTCCTATCCGAATGGCAAACtaaaataaagatgatAAAATTGCTTCTATCGTCATTTTCTAAATCTATTACATTAACTACGGGTAAAAATATACCAAATCTTGGTTCGAAGTTGGATGAACTTAATAAACTGCATAAACAAGTTATTTTGCATCTTGATGAGCTTGTATCTGATGTATTTATGTCTGGCGCAGCATTCGACGAAGATGAAATGGGGCCTTCAATTGCTGATCTTAACGACACTCTGGCTAAAATGGTACACATAATAAAGGAGATCAGTAAACAAGATCCAAAGAAGTCCAAGTGGATAGATGTTTGGAATAACAAGTATTTTGAGtaa
- the MEC3 gene encoding Mec3p (CAGL0M09735g~Putative protein involved in DNA damage checkpoint; gene is upregulated in azole-resistant strain): protein MKLKLEINGNDYPENFKLLKTTVTTVASLRSLAVLRFDSDRLVIISTPRVSNGVVAGHGVVARDSGELWCTIPRDVFSLYHVSAERQNNTIALECNVESLKNAVLRYDKVMTQGSASTLQLKLRQMPEWNAASANGPDSAGNSRIRVAALAVSFEELVNVYSGQGKDDAFMDATQNNTSHAVNKLISHSSKIPVRFLNAQQDERIQEPMMDYNQTMLCRLPSITDEAGGAFLNFLKRIERYTNVNHIKLQGSTSPHISHNRRDAKLRILVDELDWNLVISWNGPLELQERADIDEMAEPTSPERPRSETPLLSRISGDNNFDRIDDSEVNTLQESGPDTNSHTNGFLEQVQQAEDESSLVQEVIIRSKDLKVCSKLFAAFEEVIMAISHDYACVFHCSLSRGLRDTQTQEEKENGQIIYYISRSKALEFA, encoded by the coding sequence CTGTGCTGCGGTTTGACAGTGATCGGCTGGTTATTATATCGACGCCCAGGGTATCGAATGGTGTGGTGGCTGGACATGGTGTTGTTGCCAGAGATAGTGGCGAGCTTTGGTGTACCATTCCGCGAGATGTTTTCAGTCTGTATCATGTCTCAGCGGAAAGACAAAACAACACCATTGCGCTTGAGTGCAATGTTGAATCACTGAAGAACGCTGTTCTGCGATATGATAAGGTGATGACCCAGGGATCAGCGTCTACTTTGCAATTGAAGCTCCGGCAAATGCCTGAGTGGAACGCCGCTAGCGCTAACGGGCCTGACAGTGCCGGTAACTCCAGGATACGAGTCGCTGCATTGGCCGTGTCATTCGAGGAATTAGTTAATGTTTACTCTGGTCAGGGCAAAGATGATGCCTTTATGGATGCAACTCAAAACAATACTTCACATGCGGTCAACAAACTTATAAGTCACTCCTCGAAGATTCCAGTCAGATTCTTAAATGCACAACAGGATGAGCGCATACAAGAACCTATGATGGACTATAACCAGACAATGTTGTGCAGGTTGCCGTCGATTACGGATGAAGCTGGTGGTGCTTTTCTGAATTTCCTCAAAAGAATAGAACGGTACACAAATGTGAATCATATAAAACTACAAGGATCAACAAGCCCGCATATCTCACACAACCGCAGAGACGCCAAGTTGCGGATTCTTGTTGATGAACTAGATTGGAACCTTGTTATAAGCTGGAATGGCCCCTTGGAACTTCAAGAAAGGGCAGacattgatgaaatggCAGAGCCAACATCGCCAGAACGGCCTAGATCTGAAACACCGTTGCTGAGTAGGATAAGTGGTGATAATAATTTCGATAGAATTGATGACAGCGAGGTTAATACATTACAAGAAAGCGGTCCCGATACTAACTCACACACAAATGGGTTTCTTGAGCAAGTGCAACAAGCAGAGGACGAGTCTTCCCTGGTTCAAGAAGTAATTATAAGAAGCAAAGATTTAAAAGTATGCTCAAAGCTTTTTGCAGCATTCGAAGAAGTCATCATGGCCATCTCGCATGACTACGCCTGTGTCTTTCACTGCTCCCTGAGCAGAGGCCTAAGAGATACCCAGACACAGGAGGAAAAAGAGAATGGTCAGATAATCTACTACATATCCAGGTCAAAGGCACTGGAATTTGCATAA